Proteins co-encoded in one Erinaceus europaeus chromosome 2, mEriEur2.1, whole genome shotgun sequence genomic window:
- the STMN4 gene encoding stathmin-4 isoform X3 codes for MTLAAYKEKMKELPLVSLFCSCFLADPLNKSSYMYEADTVDLNWCVISDMEVIELNKCTSGQSFEVILKPPSFDGVPEFNASLPRRRDPSLEEIQKKLEAAEERRKYQEAELLKHLAEKREHEREVIQKAIEENNNFIKMAKEKLAQKMESNKENREAHLAAMLERLQEKDKHAEEVRKNKELKEEASR; via the exons ATGACCCTTGCTG CCTACAAAGAAAAGATGAAGGAACTCCCACTGGTGTCCTTATTCTGCTCCTGCTTCCTGGCAGACCCCTTGAACAAGTCCTCCTACATGTATGAAG CAGATACCGTGGACCTGAACTGGTGCGTCATTTCTGACATGGAAGTGATTGAGCTGAACAAATGCACCTCGGGCCAGTCCTTTGAAGTCATTCTGAAGCCTCCCTCCTTTGATGGTGTGCCCGAGTTCAATGCCTCCCTCCCCAGGCGGCGAGACCCATCACTGGAAGAGATCCAGAAGAAACTAGAAGCTGCTGAGGAGCGAAGAAAG taCCAGGAAGCTGAGCTCTTGAAGCACCTGGCAGAGAAACGAGAACATGAGCGAGAAGTCATCCAAAAAGCCATTGAAGAGAACAACAACTTCATCAAGATGGCCAAAGAGAAACTGGCGCAGAAGATGGAATCTAATAAGGAGAACCGAGAGGCCCACCTGGCTGCCATGTTGGAGCGACTGCAAGAAAAG gaCAAGCACGCGGAGGAGGTGCGGAAAAACAAGGAGCTGAAGGAAGAGGCCTCTAGGTAA
- the STMN4 gene encoding stathmin-4 isoform X1 gives MTLAAYKEKMKELPLVSLFCSCFLADPLNKSSYMYEGWCGRQCRRKDQSQRKDSADWRERREQADTVDLNWCVISDMEVIELNKCTSGQSFEVILKPPSFDGVPEFNASLPRRRDPSLEEIQKKLEAAEERRKYQEAELLKHLAEKREHEREVIQKAIEENNNFIKMAKEKLAQKMESNKENREAHLAAMLERLQEKDKHAEEVRKNKELKEEASR, from the exons ATGACCCTTGCTG CCTACAAAGAAAAGATGAAGGAACTCCCACTGGTGTCCTTATTCTGCTCCTGCTTCCTGGCAGACCCCTTGAACAAGTCCTCCTACATGTATGAAG GCTGGTGTGGGAGACAGTGTAGGAGAAAAGACCAAAGCCAGCGGAAAGACAGTGCTGactggagagaaagaagagagcagG CAGATACCGTGGACCTGAACTGGTGCGTCATTTCTGACATGGAAGTGATTGAGCTGAACAAATGCACCTCGGGCCAGTCCTTTGAAGTCATTCTGAAGCCTCCCTCCTTTGATGGTGTGCCCGAGTTCAATGCCTCCCTCCCCAGGCGGCGAGACCCATCACTGGAAGAGATCCAGAAGAAACTAGAAGCTGCTGAGGAGCGAAGAAAG taCCAGGAAGCTGAGCTCTTGAAGCACCTGGCAGAGAAACGAGAACATGAGCGAGAAGTCATCCAAAAAGCCATTGAAGAGAACAACAACTTCATCAAGATGGCCAAAGAGAAACTGGCGCAGAAGATGGAATCTAATAAGGAGAACCGAGAGGCCCACCTGGCTGCCATGTTGGAGCGACTGCAAGAAAAG gaCAAGCACGCGGAGGAGGTGCGGAAAAACAAGGAGCTGAAGGAAGAGGCCTCTAGGTAA
- the STMN4 gene encoding stathmin-4 isoform X4 yields MTLAAYKEKMKELPLVSLFCSCFLADPLNKSSYMYEADTVDLNWCVISDMEVIELNKCTSGQSFEVILKPPSFDGVPEFNASLPRRRDPSLEEIQKKLEAAEERRKYQEAELLKHLAEKREHEREVIQKAIEENNNFIKMAKEKLAQKMESNKENREAHLAAMLERLQEKEPPAAR; encoded by the exons ATGACCCTTGCTG CCTACAAAGAAAAGATGAAGGAACTCCCACTGGTGTCCTTATTCTGCTCCTGCTTCCTGGCAGACCCCTTGAACAAGTCCTCCTACATGTATGAAG CAGATACCGTGGACCTGAACTGGTGCGTCATTTCTGACATGGAAGTGATTGAGCTGAACAAATGCACCTCGGGCCAGTCCTTTGAAGTCATTCTGAAGCCTCCCTCCTTTGATGGTGTGCCCGAGTTCAATGCCTCCCTCCCCAGGCGGCGAGACCCATCACTGGAAGAGATCCAGAAGAAACTAGAAGCTGCTGAGGAGCGAAGAAAG taCCAGGAAGCTGAGCTCTTGAAGCACCTGGCAGAGAAACGAGAACATGAGCGAGAAGTCATCCAAAAAGCCATTGAAGAGAACAACAACTTCATCAAGATGGCCAAAGAGAAACTGGCGCAGAAGATGGAATCTAATAAGGAGAACCGAGAGGCCCACCTGGCTGCCATGTTGGAGCGACTGCAAGAAAAG GAGCCGCCTGCTGCGCGGTGA
- the STMN4 gene encoding stathmin-4 isoform X2, translated as MTLAAYKEKMKELPLVSLFCSCFLADPLNKSSYMYEGWCGRQCRRKDQSQRKDSADWRERREQADTVDLNWCVISDMEVIELNKCTSGQSFEVILKPPSFDGVPEFNASLPRRRDPSLEEIQKKLEAAEERRKYQEAELLKHLAEKREHEREVIQKAIEENNNFIKMAKEKLAQKMESNKENREAHLAAMLERLQEKEPPAAR; from the exons ATGACCCTTGCTG CCTACAAAGAAAAGATGAAGGAACTCCCACTGGTGTCCTTATTCTGCTCCTGCTTCCTGGCAGACCCCTTGAACAAGTCCTCCTACATGTATGAAG GCTGGTGTGGGAGACAGTGTAGGAGAAAAGACCAAAGCCAGCGGAAAGACAGTGCTGactggagagaaagaagagagcagG CAGATACCGTGGACCTGAACTGGTGCGTCATTTCTGACATGGAAGTGATTGAGCTGAACAAATGCACCTCGGGCCAGTCCTTTGAAGTCATTCTGAAGCCTCCCTCCTTTGATGGTGTGCCCGAGTTCAATGCCTCCCTCCCCAGGCGGCGAGACCCATCACTGGAAGAGATCCAGAAGAAACTAGAAGCTGCTGAGGAGCGAAGAAAG taCCAGGAAGCTGAGCTCTTGAAGCACCTGGCAGAGAAACGAGAACATGAGCGAGAAGTCATCCAAAAAGCCATTGAAGAGAACAACAACTTCATCAAGATGGCCAAAGAGAAACTGGCGCAGAAGATGGAATCTAATAAGGAGAACCGAGAGGCCCACCTGGCTGCCATGTTGGAGCGACTGCAAGAAAAG GAGCCGCCTGCTGCGCGGTGA